Proteins encoded within one genomic window of Bombus terrestris chromosome 11, iyBomTerr1.2, whole genome shotgun sequence:
- the LOC100645135 gene encoding uncharacterized protein LOC100645135, which yields MAGALSENAPRPVSVVAVGGATVDNARSNQLSRPQESRDNARSFTSTEAQTELPLQNGPEALEDLDGVRGARRRERRLRRQHRRALRSCSMPPSYPGTSTGCQASSTAPGVPLVTPTRGFLHLPPPHLGLRGLSLGLPFPVSTSVSAFGRDAVPKQCCGLGSPPVRWSILGVGVVGLVCAGAGALLGALRASGRDHIAVALLMIGIGVVLVTVSAVAWRVTSRENCGSFFGFTGISSRIPPARPIHPYAAMIYPEFQFRTPPPSYQASMQEYRLRLLLLDRLQPTSSPPPTYRSNAGSIVTPGTTRESRPPSYCTRSNIASNTNVTPSKKDANLVRIVQTESEPVILSGDQTPPVAAVEVLAHL from the exons ATGGCCGGGGCTCTGTCCGAGAATGCCCCAAGGCCTGTCAGTGTCGTCGCGGTAGGCGGTGCAACCGTTGACAATGCAAGGAGTAACCAGCTTAGCAGACCGCAG GAATCGCGAGACAATGCGCGGTCTTTCACTTCGACGGAGGCACAAACGGAGCTGCCGCTGCAAAATGGTCCAGAGGCGTTGGAGGATCTCGACGGCGTTCGCGGTGCTCGTCGAAGAGAGAGGCGATTGCGAAGGCAACATCGTCGAGCCTTGAGATCATGCTCGATGCCACCATCTTATCCTGGGACATCGACGGGATGTCAGGCTTCCTCTACAGCGCCGGGTGTACCTTTGGTCACTCCTACCAGGGGATTTCTACATCTTCCACCGCCTCATTTGGGCCTTAGGGGTCTTAGTCTTGGACTACCGTTTCCGGTCTCTACCAGCGTCTCTGCTTTTGGACG GGATGCAGTACCGAAGCAGTGTTGTGGCCTCGGTTCCCCTCCTGTGCGTTGGTCCATACTGGGTGTCGGAGTAGTTGGCCTGGTGTGCGCGGGTGCTGGTGCTCTGCTGGGGGCCCTCAGGGCTTCTGGTCGCGATCACATCGCCGTCGCGCTGCTTATGATCG GTATAGGAGTGGTTCTGGTAACTGTGAGCGCTGTAGCGTGGCGAGTGACCAGTCGAGAAAATTGTGGCAGTTTCTTTGGTTTCACGGGGATCTCGAGCAGGATCCCGCCGGCGAGGCCAATTCATCCGTACGCTGCCATGATTTATCCGGAATTCCAATTTAGAACGCCACCTCCGAGTTATCAG gCGAGTATGCAAGAGTACAGGCTTCGACTGCTCCTTCTGGATCGGTTGCAGCCAACGTCCTCACCTCCGCCGACCTACAGATCCAACGCTGGAAGCATTGTGACTCCCGGCACGACTAGAGAAAGCAGACCGCCGAGCTATTGCACTAGATCGAACATTGCATCGAACACGAATGTCACGCCATCGAAGAAGGATGCGAATCTGGTTAGGATCGTTCAGACAGAAtcagaaccagtcattttgagcGGTGATCAAACACCTCCAGTAGCAGCTGTCGAAGTTCTTGCGCATCTTTGA
- the LOC100645020 gene encoding caskin-1 isoform X2: MNRPSKAVTQAKKVAPPAVPDVFRHSGSSFGSAGYASSEDSCFLPGSGPGGTTDEGSYGVPSGKSPGPIFTHPGFAFPPVVGKYAHAEDQGIDMTQSPGRDSPGSSGSGSGSRHSTASLDSGRASGYHLGPRGPGALASSPRCSISSLGSHPDRPADLDVVHAWLTELQFEEYFPLFASAGYDLATITRMTPEDLTGIGIKQPNHRKRLKAEIDNLNIGDGLPEHIPGSLEEWLRLLRLEEYLGALHQQGMRSVEDVTTLTWEDLEDIGIVRLGHQKKLLLAIKRVKDIRAGKRIQPLDLARLPPHPGQTQDVVIQRGGPDLPSPDEDCSSPVLRSFQRGGSDTTSGAAWRSMYAALPADYNIVGRSGSRGKSLESLEDAPLGYPPSPAPSTHPQPIEWRPRSFEDGDVTPTNDTSVVDAGGGTLPRPRHCLVRPRPVAKVTATPGQFKSLPRDFDNKYQLTYGLESSPHLPKRCPPSPPRRQSSRDNSGSGVGVGGSGVGDVVIDCSGPVPTASCEEHHIHHHQHHHLIHHPSPPPPAPAPVPSTPPQINRPPSSMSRSWGSVSVNVNEEHELIASLALQHRNGSDASFKSSSSTESDSLPFANENAGTIKQRAARAQEYASGNTGNNMSGHGISHHTGGSEPADVLNDIGNMLANLTDELDAMLEEEKRQGLNS; encoded by the exons ATGAACCGGCCGTCCAAAGCTGTGACCCAGGCGAAGAAAGTGGCACCACCGGCTGTACCCGATGTATTTCGACATTCTGGCTCCTCGTTTGGTTCCGCTGGATATGCGAGCAGCGAAGATAGCTGTTTCCTGCCCGGAAGTGGACCAGGCGGAACAACGGACGAGGGTTCTTACGGTGTGCCATCTGGAAAGAGTCCGGGGCCTATTTTTACCCACCCTGGCTTTGCCTTTCCACCAGTCGTCGGCAAATATGCCCACGCCGAGGATCAAG GAATCGATATGACTCAAAGTCCTGGAAGAGATAGCCCAGGTAGTTCAGGATCAGGTTCGGGTTCCAGGCATTCAACCGCATCATTGGATTCTGGAAGAGCCTCCGGATATCATTTGGGCCCTAGAGGACCTGGTGCTCTTGCTTCATCTCCCAGGTGTTCTATAAGCTCACTTGGCAGCCATCCGGACAGACCGGCGGATCTCGACGTCGTTCACGCTTGGTTGACTGAACTCCAATTCGAGGAATACTTTCCATTATTTGCTTCCGCTGGTTATGATCTAGCTACTATAACGCGTATGACACCAGAAGATTTGACAGGGATAG GAATTAAGCAGCCTAATCATCGGAAACGCTTGAAGGCGGAaatagataatttaaatataggAGATGGCTTGCCAGAACATATTCCTGGTTCGTTAGAAGAGTGGCTCAGGCTTCTGCGACTCGAAGAATATCTTGGTGCTCTTCATCAACAGGGTATGCGTTCAGTTGAAGATGTAACGACTCTCACTTGGGAAGATCTTGAAGACATTGGCATTGTACGTCTTGGCCAccagaaaaaattattattggcAATTAAGAGAGTTAAGGATATTCGTGCTGGAAAACGTATACAGCCGCTCGATCTTGCTCGGCTACCGCCGCATCCTGGACAAACACag GACGTAGTTATTCAACGAGGAGGTCCTGACTTGCCATCTCCTGATGAGGATTGTTCCTCTCCTGTTCTGAGGTCTTTTCAGAGAGGCGGAAGTGATACTACATCTGGAGCTGCGTGGAGAAGTATGTATGCTGCTTTACCAGCCGATTATAATATTGTTGGTCGGTCTGGTTCACGAGGAAAATCATTAGAAAGCTTGGAAGACGCACCCCTTGGGTATCCTCCGTCACCAGCACCATCCACACATCCACAGCCAATCGAATGGCGTCCACGTAGCTTCGAAGACGGTGATGTGACTCCTACAAATGATACTTCCGTAGTGGATGCAGGTGGCGGAACTCTTCCGCGACCTAGACATTGTCTTGTTCGTCCACGACCTGTAGCTAag GTCACTGCAACTCCAGGTCAATTTAAGTCACTACCAAGAGACTTCGATAACAAATATCAATTAACTTACGGACTCGAGAGTAGTCCACATCTTCCGAAACGTTGCCCTCCGTCTCCTCCAAGGCGTCAAAGCTCTAGAGACAATAGCGGTTCTGGAGTAGGGGTGGGAGGATCGGGAGTTGGCGATGTTGTGATAGATTGCAGCGGACCAGTTCCAACTGCCTCTTGCGAGGAACATCACATACATCATCATCAACATCATCATTTGATCCATCATCCTTCTCCACCGCCACCAGCACCTGCGCCAGTGCCATCGACTCCTCCACAAATAAATCGACCACCCTCTTCTATGTCTCGTTCTTGGGGTAGTGTCAGTGTCAATGTTAACGAAGAACATGAATTAATAGCTTCTCTTGCTCTGCAGCACCGTAATGGTTCTGATGCCAGTTTTAAG TCAAGTTCCAGTACAGAATCCGACTCACTACCGTTTGCAAATGAAAATGCCGGAACAATAAAACAAAGAGCTGCACGCGCACAAGAATACGCAAGTGGTAATACTGGTAACAACATGTCAGGTCATGGAATAAGCCATCACACCGGTGGCAGTGAACCAGCGGATGTATTAAACGATATTGGGAATATGCTTGCAAATCTTACTGACGAACTTGACGCTATGCTCGAGGAAGAAAAACGTCAAGGCTTGAATTCATAA
- the LOC100645020 gene encoding caskin-1 isoform X1 — translation MRRISVGGMNRPSKAVTQAKKVAPPAVPDVFRHSGSSFGSAGYASSEDSCFLPGSGPGGTTDEGSYGVPSGKSPGPIFTHPGFAFPPVVGKYAHAEDQGIDMTQSPGRDSPGSSGSGSGSRHSTASLDSGRASGYHLGPRGPGALASSPRCSISSLGSHPDRPADLDVVHAWLTELQFEEYFPLFASAGYDLATITRMTPEDLTGIGIKQPNHRKRLKAEIDNLNIGDGLPEHIPGSLEEWLRLLRLEEYLGALHQQGMRSVEDVTTLTWEDLEDIGIVRLGHQKKLLLAIKRVKDIRAGKRIQPLDLARLPPHPGQTQDVVIQRGGPDLPSPDEDCSSPVLRSFQRGGSDTTSGAAWRSMYAALPADYNIVGRSGSRGKSLESLEDAPLGYPPSPAPSTHPQPIEWRPRSFEDGDVTPTNDTSVVDAGGGTLPRPRHCLVRPRPVAKVTATPGQFKSLPRDFDNKYQLTYGLESSPHLPKRCPPSPPRRQSSRDNSGSGVGVGGSGVGDVVIDCSGPVPTASCEEHHIHHHQHHHLIHHPSPPPPAPAPVPSTPPQINRPPSSMSRSWGSVSVNVNEEHELIASLALQHRNGSDASFKSSSSTESDSLPFANENAGTIKQRAARAQEYASGNTGNNMSGHGISHHTGGSEPADVLNDIGNMLANLTDELDAMLEEEKRQGLNS, via the exons TTGGCGGCATGAACCGGCCGTCCAAAGCTGTGACCCAGGCGAAGAAAGTGGCACCACCGGCTGTACCCGATGTATTTCGACATTCTGGCTCCTCGTTTGGTTCCGCTGGATATGCGAGCAGCGAAGATAGCTGTTTCCTGCCCGGAAGTGGACCAGGCGGAACAACGGACGAGGGTTCTTACGGTGTGCCATCTGGAAAGAGTCCGGGGCCTATTTTTACCCACCCTGGCTTTGCCTTTCCACCAGTCGTCGGCAAATATGCCCACGCCGAGGATCAAG GAATCGATATGACTCAAAGTCCTGGAAGAGATAGCCCAGGTAGTTCAGGATCAGGTTCGGGTTCCAGGCATTCAACCGCATCATTGGATTCTGGAAGAGCCTCCGGATATCATTTGGGCCCTAGAGGACCTGGTGCTCTTGCTTCATCTCCCAGGTGTTCTATAAGCTCACTTGGCAGCCATCCGGACAGACCGGCGGATCTCGACGTCGTTCACGCTTGGTTGACTGAACTCCAATTCGAGGAATACTTTCCATTATTTGCTTCCGCTGGTTATGATCTAGCTACTATAACGCGTATGACACCAGAAGATTTGACAGGGATAG GAATTAAGCAGCCTAATCATCGGAAACGCTTGAAGGCGGAaatagataatttaaatataggAGATGGCTTGCCAGAACATATTCCTGGTTCGTTAGAAGAGTGGCTCAGGCTTCTGCGACTCGAAGAATATCTTGGTGCTCTTCATCAACAGGGTATGCGTTCAGTTGAAGATGTAACGACTCTCACTTGGGAAGATCTTGAAGACATTGGCATTGTACGTCTTGGCCAccagaaaaaattattattggcAATTAAGAGAGTTAAGGATATTCGTGCTGGAAAACGTATACAGCCGCTCGATCTTGCTCGGCTACCGCCGCATCCTGGACAAACACag GACGTAGTTATTCAACGAGGAGGTCCTGACTTGCCATCTCCTGATGAGGATTGTTCCTCTCCTGTTCTGAGGTCTTTTCAGAGAGGCGGAAGTGATACTACATCTGGAGCTGCGTGGAGAAGTATGTATGCTGCTTTACCAGCCGATTATAATATTGTTGGTCGGTCTGGTTCACGAGGAAAATCATTAGAAAGCTTGGAAGACGCACCCCTTGGGTATCCTCCGTCACCAGCACCATCCACACATCCACAGCCAATCGAATGGCGTCCACGTAGCTTCGAAGACGGTGATGTGACTCCTACAAATGATACTTCCGTAGTGGATGCAGGTGGCGGAACTCTTCCGCGACCTAGACATTGTCTTGTTCGTCCACGACCTGTAGCTAag GTCACTGCAACTCCAGGTCAATTTAAGTCACTACCAAGAGACTTCGATAACAAATATCAATTAACTTACGGACTCGAGAGTAGTCCACATCTTCCGAAACGTTGCCCTCCGTCTCCTCCAAGGCGTCAAAGCTCTAGAGACAATAGCGGTTCTGGAGTAGGGGTGGGAGGATCGGGAGTTGGCGATGTTGTGATAGATTGCAGCGGACCAGTTCCAACTGCCTCTTGCGAGGAACATCACATACATCATCATCAACATCATCATTTGATCCATCATCCTTCTCCACCGCCACCAGCACCTGCGCCAGTGCCATCGACTCCTCCACAAATAAATCGACCACCCTCTTCTATGTCTCGTTCTTGGGGTAGTGTCAGTGTCAATGTTAACGAAGAACATGAATTAATAGCTTCTCTTGCTCTGCAGCACCGTAATGGTTCTGATGCCAGTTTTAAG TCAAGTTCCAGTACAGAATCCGACTCACTACCGTTTGCAAATGAAAATGCCGGAACAATAAAACAAAGAGCTGCACGCGCACAAGAATACGCAAGTGGTAATACTGGTAACAACATGTCAGGTCATGGAATAAGCCATCACACCGGTGGCAGTGAACCAGCGGATGTATTAAACGATATTGGGAATATGCTTGCAAATCTTACTGACGAACTTGACGCTATGCTCGAGGAAGAAAAACGTCAAGGCTTGAATTCATAA